The DNA region CTTACCGGTTAGGGTTTTGACGAAAATTTGCATCTTGGCTTGTCGGCAAACGTTAGCGGTATGCTTCTTTCTTACCAAGTTCTACACTCCTCTTCGGAACGGAATAGCTGTTGCAATTGTTGTTACAACATCAATCAACTGGTTGAAATATTCCAGGACTGTTGCTTGGGTTGCGTCAACGCGAGGCCATTCATTCCAAGAAAGGACCACGACGCGCTTCGCGCCGTGAGAAAAACGGAAAAGCTGTGAAATTGATAAAACCCATACCCAGTGATTAGATGTCTAAGGTGTACGGATGTCTGGCAGCCAAACAGTCCATCAAAGTGTCAGTCATTTATTGCAATGAGCTATCTGTCGACTTCGAAGTGCTTGATAGACCTGCAGGGCTCCGTTCTAGCcaggatgatgaagatcATCCTAGTCGTCTGTCTCAGCTCGTCCTGTAGGTTCCGCACGAACCTACTAAATGATGCATATGATCGTTCGCTGTAGTTGCCCGTGAAAAGGATGCCATTGCGTAGAAAATCACTGCTAGTTATCGTCGCTCATGCTGTCACTGTCATCTGCATTACTGTCTGACTGCCCATCGAGACCTAGACCACCTATAACACGCTTACTGCGAAGCAGCGAAGCAAGTGAGGATAGTGAAAAGTGGTCGGGGTTATTTCCCAGCTTCGAAAACCCGACTATCCGAAGTACTTCCTTGCCTTGTTTGTAGCACACTACAAAAGGTAAAACCTTTATGCCAAGCTTTGAGACCAGGAATGGGCATTTCTCGACGTCAATCCTGAGAAAAATCGTTGTAGGATGGTTTTGGGCAAGCTCGCTCAGCTGACGATCCATGTACTGGCACTTGGCGAACTTATCAAGGGCAAAATGAACCACAGCATTATCTGCCTTCGTTAGCCTCTTTATGAGCATCGATTCATCTTCAGTGTTCAGCAATGAGCCATATCCCTCTTCTTTCACGTTCTTCTCGACCAACCGCAGGTGATCGCTGATCTGCTGCATTCTCTTCTCTCTATAGCTTGCCATGAAGTCGTCGTCCTCCAGCTCATCCATCAATTCGTCCAGACCAGCATTGGAACTGTCAGTCTCGCCATTACCAGCAGTCTCCTGCACAATCCGGCGCTCATAGGAGCTTATTTTATCCATTTCAGCGTTCTTGCCTTGTATCTTACAAGGTCTTTTCGTAATCGAATCTGTAATAATAACTTGTATAGATTTGCTCAGGTATAGAATGTGGTACAAACCGTGGTGAAAGCGACTTTAAGAATGAATTCTATCTACGAACTGGATCCTAAATGGCGTAAATTACTCACATCGAGTAACTTCCTGGGCGGACTGACCGTTAATGAgtttgttgaagagctcagCAAAGATCATGCTGTTAGGGGATCGTCACGGAATGGCAACAGCAcagcatttgaaagattggCTCCTAAACCCTACATTAGGACCTTCGAGTTTATTCTGAAAGAGTTGAGCTCTTTAAGTGAGGAAGCTTccgagaagaagatacGGCTCGCTGAACAGGTGTCCTCGCAGGAACTACAGCATGCTGAAGACATCATTAAACTTCAGTCGAAGCTCAAGAACATGATTCAAAAGTACGAGAATGTTGATCATCAGTTGACCAATGTCACTCAGGCCGTATCGCCTCTGGGTGAGAAGATGGAGATAGCCATAAGACGCAAGAAAGTCTACATCAAATCTGTGGAGTTGATCGTTCAATATAATGCATTCTGTGCTTTAGGAAAAAGCTCCTACTTAGAGAGCTTGCGTTTATCACCTAACTGGCGGAAGAAGGCACAAGCTGCAGTCATTATAAAGAATCTTTTGGCTCTCGCCCAGAAAGTGGAGACGAGTTCTATACCCAAAACGGTTGAAGTGGCCTCAGCAATTACAAAGTACTCAGAAATGATGGAAACGAGTTTGCTGGAAAGTTTCAACAAAGCTTATCGCGAGAACAATTTCAGTCAGCTGAATGAAATTGCGTTAATTCTAAACCAGTTCAATGGTGGTGTCAATGTGATTCAAAGTTTCATCAACCAGCACGCGTATTTCATCGATACTAAAGTAATCGATAACTATGAGACCAGCCAAATATTGTTGAGCGATGAATTCAAAGCGAAGCTAACGAACCCAGACGAGCACGGCGTCATCTATGAAAAAAGTATGATGGATCTAATTGATGATATTGTATCTGTTGTGAAAAGTGAATCGAAGGTAGTTCAGAGAGTCtttgaacaaagagctcCAAACGTCATGCAACTATTCATGCAGCGCATTTTTGCCCAGAGAATTGAACCGAAAgttgatcttttgctcAAATATACTTTCCCGTATTCAAATTTGGCCTACGTGCGAATGCTGCATGCTCTTTTCACTCTTGTGAGAAGGTTTACGGAGGAATTATCTAAGTATTTCCAACTTTTGGAGATCGACAAGAACAATGTTATATCAGCAACCATTGAACAAAATTGTTCTGATTTGTTTGCCAAGTATGTGTATAACAGTTCGAGGTATTTTGacattgagaagaagagcttaGAGTCCATCCTCTTTGAGAAGACTTCGGAGCTGAATTTAAGACATGATAAGGAAATTCGTTCGAGAGCGTTGGTTCACAAGTTAAACAATAGCTTGGAGAACAATTTGGAACTACAGGAACTGACTGGTACCACAAGAAGCAAATTAAGCCAACTGaataacttcttcaagagtcACATAGATGCCGATAAGCTGGGGATAAATCGTAATAATTCAGTGAATCGCTCAAATTCTCTTAACAGCAATAACACAGTCCGAGCGGCTGTCTCGGATTCAAATCGAGATTTAACGGACAATGACCTCGATCTATTCCGTCTGGTGGATGCTGACTCTATGCTGAAGTGTGTGGTTGAATCGATTGCAAGGGTGATGGAATTGGTACCAAACAAAGCTAGTAGTTATAGCTACGAACTCCTGAAGGTGATGCTTACAGGTATTGTCAGCTCATATATCGAGACAGCCTTAGAGATAGCATATTCGAATGTATGCAGAATGGACGTCGCTGGTGCAtctgagaaagagctgttTTTCCTGAAGTACATTTCAATAAGCTCGGAGATTCTGAGTCTCCTGTCAGCCTCCGTGAAAGCGATCTTTCTGCCAATTTTGACCAACTCGCCTTCCACTAAAAATAAAATCACCGAAATAACAAATAACCAGATCAAAAGGTGTGAACTACTCATTAACACGATCTTGGAGGATTTGATTCAAGTATACCTAACGAAATTCAAAAACTGTCTCGcaaagcaaaagaagaaggacttTTACCCTAAAACTCAGGAATTGTTAGACCACGACACTCTCCCGGCAGTTGAGATAGTCTCAATCTTAAATACTCTCTACTCTCAGGCTGTGCTGTATTTGAAATCCAAAAACCTGGAGTCATTTCTCACCAAAATCGGGGAAGGCCTTTACGAACTTCTCTTGAGTCATTATGGTAAATTTCAGGTGAGCTCCACCGGAGGTATCATTGTCACCAAAGATATCATTGGATATCAAacagcaattgaagaatgggGCATACCCAATTTGTATGAGAAATTCGCAATTCTCAGGGAAATGGCAAACTTGTTCACCGTTCAGCCTGATCTACTGGACTCGCTAACCAAGGAAGGCCATCTGGCAGAAATGAATAAAGATATAATTTCTGCATACATCTCCAACAGGGAGGACTTTACTCATGAGAGGTTTATCGCAGGGGTTAAGCTGAATCTCAAACAATAGATTTAAACGAATAGGAAGTATGTTCTTTATGTCTAACTAGGTCATATAATCTTGTAATAATAGGTAAAGATCAACAGGACCGATATCAGGGAAATGCCAGCATTGATCAGCAAATTCGCGAACGAGCGATCTTCCTGCACTAGATACAACGACTTGTGACTTCTCACTGTATTAATGTGAGCACTCACCGGCATGGGTAATGGCGAGTCTACTGATCTGGGGTTCTTCTCCAGCCGCCGAGCGATGTTGCGGTTGAATGATTTCGGAAACAAATGGATGTGGCACAGCCATATGGCAGATAAAACCAGAGCGAGTATATACATCTTTAGAGCCTTGTATGGATCCGGCAGATAGCATATTTCGGTTTGGTAAGTTTTCTGATTCGCTGGAATTGCATCGGGGTTATACAGTGACAGTAATTGAATTGCGGGTTTTTTGATACCCATATTCATTGCACAAGACTTGACTGTAATCTCCTCTGCGGTCTTCGACGTTCCGTCGGCCTGATACGAGTGCGTAATATGGCAATAATCGTGATCATCTCCCGAGAACAAAATCTGTGGCTGGACACTCGCCAGAACTTCCTGAGAAAGATCCTGGTCAATCACCGTTTGATACTGGTCACCCTGCTGCAGCGGAAAAGGGCTTTTGCTTTCACGCTTATCGCCGCACTGCTGCTGGTTGGGATTTCTGTACAACGGCACATGCGAAAGCAGAATCCTTGGCAGCGAATGCGATTTTTCAGCGAAATCCTGAAGAAATGCTTTAGGAGCTGCCGCAATCTGTGGGTCAGCTCTATCAGAGAGAGAGATGGTGTCCACCAACACGAACGTGTGATTGCCCAGATCTATAGCAGAAGAGGTCTCACCGAAATAAGTCTTGAAACGCCGTAGGCTTCCTTCGATCACATTATCACCAAATCCAATATCGTGGTTCCCTGGGATCGTCGCGACAGTCTTGCTGCCCGGCCTTCTAGGGAAGATATCGTTGAATCTGCGATATTCGTCAAACCACTCATCGTCATCCCAGTATCTCCCGCCATCGAAGAGGTCTCCGAGGAAAAACGTCGTGTCTGGCTGCAAGTGATACTGTACAAACTTCCAGTTCCGTCGGTGATAGTTATCCAGTACCAAGCCTGTCAGATAGTTCACAAATCCCGGTCTACCAGGGTAAGAATATCGGTCCATCAACTGCGGATCAGCAAACAGGCTGACTCGATGAGCCTGTACCTGATTAGGCCATTCTTCCCATCTTTCCCACGAGCATTTCTTCATAGCCCTTCGTAAAACACTTCTTTCATAGTAATTGATCAACACAAGCCATCCACTCAGCAGTAGCAGCAGATGCCGCCAGTATACTCTCTTTCCAGCGCTCCCTTTCGACAACAGGGAGCTCTTCTGTCCCGGTTCTTCGTAATCAGAGTCCTCGACTTTCTTGGATTTAGGagcaaacttcttggaCCGACTTCTAGACGACATTACCGGCTCAACTTCAGCACCTCTCAACCTTTCTAGTCCTGGCTCTTAAGTGGTCTTGACTAAGGTGAGTTAACCTTTATAACCCTACGCATTATATACGTTTGTTGGCGGGCTTCTTTAAGAACTTCGAGGACGCCTAAACCATCGTCTGAAGCCTTCAGATCGGTCGATATGTGCTTGGAGAGGCTCCGATTACCAAGCAATCCTTTGATTTGACGGCGGGATCCGCATTTGGTGCTGTCCGATGCCTCCGCGACGGTTGGGAAGGAGCTGGACAGACGATGGGCGGCTATGAGGAATGCTAGGTTTCAGCGGCGGGCTTATCCGGGTGTGATTGGAAGAGTAATGGCCCAGCTGGTATCCGTGTCGCTCGTCGATCATTCCTttttagccgccgaggtgACGCAAACGTTCAGCAGTCGAGCGAAGAAAGGAGGATTCCTGCTTATAGGGAGGCCTGTGTGCTTCTTCGAACCCCCGGAAGAGCGCTCTTGTCGCTGCAAAGCTCAACTCGCCAGATGACGCTAGAGTGCTGGCGAAACCGACCAGGACTATTGCGCCAGTTCGTCAATACCTTGGACTTGGacagttcaagaagaattgaCAGACATTTCAAAAGTCTCAAGGATCCGTCGTTTCTACGGCTGCCGGAATGCACTCTACTAGTCGCTACAAAGTTTGAACCGCTATCTGACGCTTGTTATCTAGAAGCGTCTTACTCTTCAAGTTATCTCCATCGCGAACAGCTTCATCGCTTTGACAAAGGCTATATAAAGTCAGCAAAACATAGAGGTGAAAGGCGTCTTTGGTCTGCGTCGAAAAAGCGTCTGAGTAGCATGGCAGGTGACTCGGATGTAGCGAGAAGTCTaagatcgaagaagaatgcgGACGACCAGGAAGCTAGCAAATTCAATTTTGACGTTGAGGAGTTTGAAATACCTCCAAGCAAGCATCTCAAATTGGTGAGTACGGGAAAACCTGTTGTAAAAGCCGTGAATGGACAGTCGCGGACACCGGGGGAGAAAAATGCGGCTGACAGGGATGAGCTGTGCGGtttggaagaaaagactCAAAAGATCAGCAGCATGATACTGGATATTAAGAAGCACGGATTGGAACCATTAAGCCCTGAGGCGTGCGAGGATCTGCTTCCATGCTCTGTTTACAGCTCCTTTCACAGGCTGATGTTTAAACAGGAAACTCGAATGCTAGAAATGGACGTGGTGGAGAGCGAAGCCGAAGCTGAGAGGCTTCATCTGCTTCGTGAAAAGCTTGACATGATACATTGGCCGATTACTTTGAGGAAGGTGACTGTCGTGAACGATCTTaatgatgaagctgaaattctgagaaagagagaacTTACGAAACAATGCATAGACTCCATGCTCGAAAAATTCGAAGCTATGAAAAGGAGGAGTAGTATGCTTGCTAGAAATCATAAGAGAAATAGGATTGATCCCTCGAAAGACTTAGCAGCGGTTTACAATCAAGTCGATAGGCGACAAATTATTAATTACCACAGCTCGtccgatgaagaagaggaaggacTGTCGGCGGATCAAATCAGGGCACACAGGCGACAGAAAAGACAGGAGCAATGCAGAGGTTCGATCATCATCCAACTAACATTAAATCCTCAGGTTGCAAATGCTAGATACGCGATAATTGCCGAACCGTTGAGGAAGCCATATGTTGTGAAAGTCTCGCAGGCAGAGAGAAATGCTTGGAAGAAACAGATGAACAATGTCCCAAAAAAATTCAAACATCATCCTCATTTAGCAGACCAGGTTGCAGTATTCAAGCGCAAGGTGCCGATCCCATTCACGTTGGTGGCCGGACACCAGGTATCGTCAGCGTCCTGTGAGGTGACAAGCGAGACTGATGATAATAGAAGAAAAGCCCCATCCATTGGCGATAAAGGCGCAAACGGTTTTGATCGAGTGGATCAGAcactgaagaagcttcatACTAATATTCATTCACCACCTATTCGtaagaagagaaagaaacaAGAGTAATTTTAACCGACCTGCACTCATAACCTCACAGCGGACACAACACTGAAGCTTCTGCCTATAAACGACGCGGACGTTAAATATGAAGCAAGTTGTACGTACGCCAATCGTTAGTCGATCTCATACACCTGACGCTTTAACTATTTTATCAATATCGGCAAGCGAGACCGGTTGTCTGAGTTTCGCAAATATCTCATCTAGTTCCCGCAGATATGCTTGCCTTGAGGCTACTGTAGACTGCTTTCTTTTGAGCTCCAAGGCACTTCCAGCTGTTGTAACGTCCGTCTTCAGACCGTACTCCACCATGAGACACGCCTTTAATCTTTTCAGACAGAGTAAAACCAAAAGTGTCTGCTTGACTCTTGGAGAAACCTCAGAGCCCTCTAGCTCATCAACCTGGTCGCTCAATATTTCACTTAGGTGATCTATAAGTGTTTCAATAGATTTAAGGACCTCGACCAATTCTAACTGGGATGGGAAGGTCAAATGGAAAAGATTTGCACATAAGTAGATGATGTAGCTTGCGGTTTGTTCACTCAGGTGAGCAGCTTCAATTTGGTTAAAGTGCATTTTCAAAACTTTAAAAACacttttgaagaatctaGCGACGTCTTTCTTACTAGCTCCAGTAACTTTCTGCAGATTCCTCAGAAAACTGTCATTTCTGTAATAGTCTTCTCTGAGAATTAACTGGGAATATTCTACAGCAACTTTAAAGCCTTGTGCAAAACCATTAAATACCATATTTTCGTATTTTTCGAGCAGCTCATTTAGAATATCCGTCGCCTCAAGACTCATATATTCATTGGTCGAAGCAACAAGACCGATTGCAGTGGGCAGGCAATGGGAGGGATTAATGTAACCATATTGAAGGGTTAATTTCAGTAATTTAACAGCGATAAAAGAGCATTTCACATCACTTGAACAGCAAGCTGTCAGAATTGGCTTCAAAAAACGAGTTACAAGGGCAGAACACACGCCGTCGCTGACTGAttcaatcttcttctccttcaaaaactttttcttcaatctttcaTTCGAGGAGACAGAACAATTGACCCCAGCTTTCATGATGGATTCGCGCTCTTCcgctttgaaaaaatcgtACAGGCTTTCCAATATGGCAAACTTTATATCTGAAGTATCTTCATTCAGCTCTTTATCGATTAAAGCGAGAATCGGTCTTGAGTTGAACAATTTAGGATGACTCCCACATAGCTGCGTTAAATTCTTGACCGACACGCGTCGAACAATATGCGGCACTCCTTCACCTGATAACAGTAGTAGACGCTTGGCAACGTAGGCGTAGACGGATTCATCTGCTTTGATAAAATGCGGCTTGCCAGTTGCCTGACTGAAGCGACAGTAACGAGCAAAACCTGTTGCTAGGTAAATTAGTCTTTGTAATTTTCCTTCAGGAATAATATTCGAATCTTTGCTAACCTGATTGATGTAGGGACTTAAATGTTGGAAGCAAGAGGAGCATGCTTTTAAAATCCTTCCAAAGTCATTCCTACGAGAAGCTACACGCCAAAGCAGAGGCATCGCTTCATTAATCTCTTTAACATTCATTCGTGGTAATCTGCTCAACAAAGCAGTCTCTAGATCTAGTAGAAAATTGGATTTGAATGTTGTCAACTTATCCAGCGTACTCCTGAAAACATGTAGAATGTGAAATTGTAGGTCACTCTTTTCATCTGAAATAAGGTATGGATATAATGCAATAATATGATTCTTTGTAATGAACGAGTGGTTGCAATCGGCAAATTTAGCGAGAAGGTTCAACAGCGGACCTTGCtcaatcttttcctcaCCAGAGTCTGAAAGGCCTTCAATTTCGGTTATTTTTTGTACCAGAACATCCGTCAGGTTACTCAGGCATTGTTTGACTTCCTCTGAAGTTCTCGGAGAAAGAATTTCTTCGTTTAATAAGTAGAAGTTCAGAAGCCATTCGAAGTGCCGAGAGCAGTTGTCATTTAAACTGACAACACCAGCCATCGAGTTGATAACATCATCACAGACAACGCGCTGACGCTCAACAGATTGCTCTTCTGTAATGGAAAAAAtccatctcttcatcaatattgATCTTGCCATTTCAATAATCAcgtcctcttcgtcctccAGCCTTAGCATTATTCTTGATGCCACAAAAGCCCGAATGCTTTGCGAGTCAGTT from Torulaspora globosa chromosome 3, complete sequence includes:
- the SEC10 gene encoding exocyst subunit SEC10 (ancestral locus Anc_8.384), producing the protein MNSIYELDPKWRKLLTSSNFLGGLTVNEFVEELSKDHAVRGSSRNGNSTAFERLAPKPYIRTFEFILKELSSLSEEASEKKIRLAEQVSSQELQHAEDIIKLQSKLKNMIQKYENVDHQLTNVTQAVSPLGEKMEIAIRRKKVYIKSVELIVQYNAFCALGKSSYLESLRLSPNWRKKAQAAVIIKNLLALAQKVETSSIPKTVEVASAITKYSEMMETSLLESFNKAYRENNFSQLNEIALILNQFNGGVNVIQSFINQHAYFIDTKVIDNYETSQILLSDEFKAKLTNPDEHGVIYEKSMMDLIDDIVSVVKSESKVVQRVFEQRAPNVMQLFMQRIFAQRIEPKVDLLLKYTFPYSNLAYVRMLHALFTLVRRFTEELSKYFQLLEIDKNNVISATIEQNCSDLFAKYVYNSSRYFDIEKKSLESILFEKTSELNLRHDKEIRSRALVHKLNNSLENNLELQELTGTTRSKLSQLNNFFKSHIDADKLGINRNNSVNRSNSLNSNNTVRAAVSDSNRDLTDNDLDLFRLVDADSMLKCVVESIARVMELVPNKASSYSYELLKVMLTGIVSSYIETALEIAYSNVCRMDVAGASEKELFFLKYISISSEILSLLSASVKAIFLPILTNSPSTKNKITEITNNQIKRCELLINTILEDLIQVYLTKFKNCLAKQKKKDFYPKTQELLDHDTLPAVEIVSILNTLYSQAVLYLKSKNLESFLTKIGEGLYELLLSHYGKFQVSSTGGIIVTKDIIGYQTAIEEWGIPNLYEKFAILREMANLFTVQPDLLDSLTKEGHLAEMNKDIISAYISNREDFTHERFIAGVKLNLKQ
- the SAS4 gene encoding Sas4p (ancestral locus Anc_8.382); amino-acid sequence: MTLECWRNRPGLLRQFVNTLDLDSSRRIDRHFKSLKDPSFLRLPECTLLVATKFEPLSDACYLEASYSSSYLHREQLHRFDKGYIKSAKHRGERRLWSASKKRLSSMAGDSDVARSLRSKKNADDQEASKFNFDVEEFEIPPSKHLKLVSTGKPVVKAVNGQSRTPGEKNAADRDELCGLEEKTQKISSMILDIKKHGLEPLSPEACEDLLPCSVYSSFHRLMFKQETRMLEMDVVESEAEAERLHLLREKLDMIHWPITLRKVTVVNDLNDEAEILRKRELTKQCIDSMLEKFEAMKRRSSMLARNHKRNRIDPSKDLAAVYNQVDRRQIINYHSSSDEEEEGLSADQIRAHRRQKRQEQCRGSIIIQLTLNPQVANARYAIIAEPLRKPYVVKVSQAERNAWKKQMNNVPKKFKHHPHLADQVAVFKRKVPIPFTLVAGHQVSSASCEVTSETDDNRRKAPSIGDKGANGFDRVDQTLKKLHTNIHSPPIRKKRKKQE
- the CDC1 gene encoding putative lipid phosphatase CDC1 (ancestral locus Anc_8.383), with amino-acid sequence MSSRSRSKKFAPKSKKVEDSDYEEPGQKSSLLSKGSAGKRVYWRHLLLLLSGWLVLINYYERSVLRRAMKKCSWERWEEWPNQVQAHRVSLFADPQLMDRYSYPGRPGFVNYLTGLVLDNYHRRNWKFVQYHLQPDTTFFLGDLFDGGRYWDDDEWFDEYRRFNDIFPRRPGSKTVATIPGNHDIGFGDNVIEGSLRRFKTYFGETSSAIDLGNHTFVLVDTISLSDRADPQIAAAPKAFLQDFAEKSHSLPRILLSHVPLYRNPNQQQCGDKRESKSPFPLQQGDQYQTVIDQDLSQEVLASVQPQILFSGDDHDYCHITHSYQADGTSKTAEEITVKSCAMNMGIKKPAIQLLSLYNPDAIPANQKTYQTEICYLPDPYKALKMYILALVLSAIWLCHIHLFPKSFNRNIARRLEKNPRSVDSPLPMPVSAHINTVRSHKSLYLVQEDRSFANLLINAGISLISVLLIFTYYYKII
- the PLP1 gene encoding Plp1p (ancestral locus Anc_8.385), with amino-acid sequence MDKISSYERRIVQETAGNGETDSSNAGLDELMDELEDDDFMASYREKRMQQISDHLRLVEKNVKEEGYGSLLNTEDESMLIKRLTKADNAVVHFALDKFAKCQYMDRQLSELAQNHPTTIFLRIDVEKCPFLVSKLGIKVLPFVVCYKQGKEVLRIVGFSKLGNNPDHFSLSSLASLLRSKRVIGGLGLDGQSDSNADDSDSMSDDN